The following coding sequences are from one Reyranella humidisoli window:
- a CDS encoding SH3 domain-containing protein yields MPQAGGKPALAAPDKPTAQRKGSGLPIPRFASLRSDEVNVRTGPGSRYPIDWMFKRKAMPVEIVAEYENWRKIRDWQGASGWVHQSLLSGKRSFIISAKTTSLYKTPASSAEVVAKLEPEVLGEIRSCAGDWCRVKVSGVSGWIERSGMWGVYKSEPIN; encoded by the coding sequence TTGCCCCAGGCAGGCGGAAAACCTGCCCTCGCCGCGCCCGACAAGCCGACCGCCCAGCGCAAAGGCTCCGGCCTGCCGATCCCCCGCTTCGCGTCGCTCCGCTCGGACGAGGTCAATGTCAGGACCGGGCCGGGCTCCCGTTACCCCATCGACTGGATGTTCAAGCGCAAGGCAATGCCCGTGGAAATCGTCGCCGAGTACGAGAACTGGCGCAAAATTCGCGACTGGCAGGGCGCCAGTGGCTGGGTCCACCAGAGCCTGCTGAGCGGCAAGCGCTCATTCATCATCTCCGCCAAGACCACCAGCCTCTACAAGACTCCGGCCTCGTCCGCCGAAGTCGTTGCCAAGCTCGAACCGGAGGTCCTGGGCGAGATCCGCTCCTGCGCCGGCGACTGGTGCCGTGTGAAGGTCTCCGGCGTCAGCGGCTGGATCGAGCGCAGCGGCATGTGGGGCGTCTATAAGTCCGAGCCGATCAACTAG
- a CDS encoding energy transducer TonB family protein codes for MAHDVSLTYARFDHMPPAALALTALLHVAVGLALYWISPLRPVESFENAIEVSMEAPAPLPPIPEAKPEAPPTPPPAASAPPSPPPSPPPPQAAPPTPTPAPTRPAPPMRLGLPPPAAEPSKDSRDVAGAEKPATQATDIPTPDKTAQEGSREEAGKEEPRPEAKEEPKPEPKPEPPAEARRPEPEPPPQQQQALAQPEPTPPPPPPPPSLEQALPPLEAPPPPVTERDVPKPLPVPRPAPPQQAVRPPPPPPPPAPRPAPQPPAHTQPAPRPSPLGAPPARGAESQSAARPSSPTFQNPADRYGQKQAQEQYLWQVMRRISQFPYVPKDTGPVRTTGTVLTRVTIARDGRLLDVAIERSSGLPSLDSGVIETIRRASPYPPLPADITGDRHTFQLPVSFNFHQQR; via the coding sequence GTGGCTCACGACGTCAGTCTCACCTACGCGCGCTTCGATCATATGCCGCCGGCAGCCCTGGCGCTGACGGCATTGCTACATGTCGCGGTGGGCCTGGCGCTGTACTGGATCTCGCCGCTGCGGCCCGTCGAATCGTTCGAGAATGCCATCGAAGTCTCGATGGAGGCTCCGGCGCCGCTGCCGCCGATCCCGGAAGCCAAGCCCGAGGCGCCACCCACCCCACCGCCGGCCGCCAGCGCTCCGCCCAGCCCGCCGCCGAGCCCACCACCGCCCCAGGCTGCGCCCCCGACTCCCACGCCGGCGCCCACCCGCCCGGCGCCACCGATGCGCCTCGGCCTGCCGCCGCCCGCAGCCGAACCCAGCAAGGATTCGCGCGACGTCGCCGGCGCCGAAAAACCGGCCACGCAGGCAACAGACATCCCGACGCCCGACAAGACGGCCCAGGAAGGCTCCCGTGAGGAGGCCGGCAAGGAAGAACCTCGCCCGGAGGCCAAGGAGGAGCCGAAGCCAGAACCGAAGCCGGAACCACCGGCCGAAGCCAGGCGCCCCGAGCCTGAGCCGCCGCCGCAGCAGCAGCAGGCGCTGGCCCAGCCCGAGCCCACACCACCCCCGCCTCCGCCGCCCCCGTCCCTGGAACAGGCCCTGCCACCGCTCGAGGCGCCGCCGCCGCCCGTGACCGAGCGCGACGTGCCCAAGCCGTTGCCGGTCCCACGTCCGGCCCCGCCGCAGCAGGCGGTCCGGCCGCCGCCGCCTCCCCCACCGCCGGCCCCGCGCCCGGCGCCGCAGCCGCCTGCCCACACCCAGCCGGCGCCGCGGCCCTCGCCCCTCGGTGCGCCGCCGGCTCGCGGAGCCGAATCCCAGTCGGCCGCCCGGCCATCCTCCCCGACGTTCCAGAATCCCGCCGACAGGTACGGCCAGAAGCAGGCGCAGGAACAGTATCTCTGGCAGGTGATGCGCCGAATCTCGCAGTTTCCCTACGTTCCGAAGGACACGGGCCCGGTTCGAACGACCGGCACGGTATTGACGCGGGTGACGATCGCGCGCGACGGGCGGTTGCTGGACGTGGCCATCGAGCGCTCGAGTGGCCTTCCCTCGCTCGACAGCGGCGTGATCGAGACGATCCGGCGCGCCAGCCCTTATCCGCCGCTGCCGGCCGACATCACCGGCGACCGCCATACGTTCCAGCTTCCCGTCAGCTTCAACTTCCACCAGCAGCGCTGA
- a CDS encoding energy transducer TonB — protein sequence MTHDSFIRSQSGRMSPAALALAIGLHALVAAGLWWAQPLRRLDHFETPIMISMEPAPLSIGATETLASASSSVEPAQNQPAAAEGAPPEAPPEPRQQAALAPAEPTPAPPPEPAPEATPPPPPLAASSVPPAPPEPAPARTEMATPLPAPAETQTATTTVTAAPERPSEAETAATWQTDASSWKPQVTLEPQAEMPPRRTQVRPASPPPTAPRLAQTPGKRLEDYPPQTSSLGPPSSGSMEGAMADGGARNDYLSRVYRHIEPYRRYPAAARASGQHGRVVTRVTIGRDGALIDLRIDNSSGWPLIDEAEMAAIRRAMPLPPVPAGMRGDPVVLVLPMNY from the coding sequence GTGACCCACGACAGTTTCATCCGGTCGCAATCCGGGCGCATGTCGCCGGCAGCTCTTGCCCTGGCGATCGGCCTGCATGCGCTCGTCGCCGCGGGACTGTGGTGGGCCCAGCCATTGCGTCGCCTGGACCATTTCGAGACACCGATCATGATCTCGATGGAGCCGGCGCCGTTGTCGATCGGCGCCACCGAGACGCTGGCGAGCGCGTCCTCCTCGGTCGAACCTGCCCAAAATCAACCAGCAGCCGCGGAGGGAGCGCCGCCTGAAGCGCCACCCGAGCCCCGCCAGCAGGCTGCCCTCGCGCCCGCCGAACCGACACCGGCTCCACCACCCGAACCGGCCCCCGAGGCAACACCGCCGCCTCCACCGCTCGCGGCTTCCAGTGTGCCTCCTGCCCCGCCAGAGCCGGCACCGGCACGGACCGAGATGGCGACGCCGCTTCCCGCGCCGGCCGAGACGCAGACGGCGACGACAACGGTAACGGCGGCACCCGAGAGGCCGAGCGAGGCCGAAACGGCAGCCACCTGGCAGACCGACGCCTCGTCGTGGAAACCGCAGGTCACGCTGGAGCCCCAGGCGGAGATGCCGCCGCGACGGACACAGGTCCGCCCGGCCTCACCCCCGCCGACGGCGCCGCGCCTGGCCCAGACACCGGGCAAACGGCTGGAGGATTACCCGCCGCAAACCTCCAGCCTCGGCCCGCCGTCGAGCGGCTCGATGGAGGGTGCAATGGCCGACGGCGGCGCACGCAACGATTATCTGTCGCGCGTCTATCGCCACATCGAGCCCTATCGCCGCTATCCGGCGGCCGCGCGCGCGAGCGGACAGCATGGCCGCGTCGTCACGCGCGTGACCATCGGTCGCGACGGCGCACTCATCGACTTGCGGATCGACAATTCGAGCGGCTGGCCGCTGATCGACGAGGCCGAGATGGCGGCGATCCGGCGTGCCATGCCGCTGCCACCTGTTCCCGCCGGCATGCGCGGCGATCCGGTCGTGCTCGTCCTGCCGATGAATTACTGA
- a CDS encoding DUF3501 family protein, translated as MSVRKIEASDIIAMADYAKLRADRRRQISEIKKNRRLEVGPFATFYFESFDTMLHQVHEMLFIEKGGAEQLPDELAAYNPLIPTGSELVATVMFEIDDPLRRARVLGMLGGVEHKAFIRVGGETVRGVPEDDQERSRDDGKASSVQFIRFPFTAGQVQAFKSGSGDVVVGFDHANYGHMAVMSPAVRQSLSGDFA; from the coding sequence ATGAGCGTCCGCAAGATCGAGGCCTCCGACATCATCGCGATGGCGGATTACGCGAAGCTCAGGGCCGATCGGCGTCGCCAGATCTCGGAGATCAAGAAGAACCGCCGGCTGGAGGTCGGGCCGTTCGCGACGTTCTATTTCGAATCGTTCGACACGATGCTGCACCAGGTCCACGAGATGCTCTTCATCGAGAAGGGCGGCGCCGAACAGCTCCCCGACGAGCTCGCGGCTTACAATCCGCTGATCCCCACGGGCAGCGAGCTGGTGGCGACCGTGATGTTCGAGATCGACGATCCGCTGCGGCGCGCGCGCGTGCTGGGCATGCTGGGGGGTGTCGAGCACAAGGCCTTCATCCGGGTTGGCGGCGAGACCGTCCGCGGCGTGCCGGAAGACGACCAGGAACGGTCGCGCGACGACGGCAAGGCCTCTTCGGTGCAGTTCATCCGCTTTCCCTTCACCGCCGGGCAGGTCCAGGCGTTCAAGAGCGGCAGCGGCGACGTCGTCGTGGGTTTCGACCACGCCAACTACGGCCACATGGCCGTGATGTCGCCTGCCGTGCGCCAGTCGCTCTCAGGCGACTTCGCCTGA
- a CDS encoding heterodisulfide reductase-related iron-sulfur binding cluster, with the protein MREGSLEAPIRHALDWQNPWFWDEAALEKEMERVFDICHGCRRCFNLCDSFPRLFDLIDNGPTGELDGVKKEDYAAVEEACTLCDMCFMTKCPYVPPHEWALDFPHLMLRHRAVQARKKGINFVDKQLADTDRSGRLGNFLSAAVNWATDEHNTTARQSMERLAGIHHGARLPRYAAETFEIRARREGTVLNEAAPAFGKRKAVLYATCFVNFNNTDIGAAARAVLARNGVETEVVHPACCGMPKLELGDIESVANAAKEVSAALLPWVDKGYDIIALTPSCALMLKFEWKLICPQDPAIERLSNATFDLSEYVVDIAKKHGLAPGLEPLEGGVSIHLACHARAQNMGAKAAEMLRLVPQTKVSVIERCSGHGGIWGARTENFETAVKVGKPAAQAALKNDTSFVASECPLAADHLMQVMEMTAGDTAPKPSRGSHPIELLAQAYGLGKADR; encoded by the coding sequence ATGCGCGAAGGCAGCCTCGAAGCTCCGATCCGTCACGCCCTCGACTGGCAGAATCCCTGGTTCTGGGACGAGGCTGCCCTCGAGAAGGAAATGGAGCGCGTCTTCGACATCTGTCACGGCTGTCGCCGCTGCTTCAATCTCTGCGACTCGTTCCCCCGCCTGTTCGACCTGATCGACAACGGTCCGACCGGCGAGCTCGACGGCGTGAAGAAGGAAGATTACGCGGCCGTCGAGGAAGCCTGCACGCTCTGCGACATGTGCTTCATGACCAAGTGCCCCTATGTGCCGCCGCACGAATGGGCGCTGGATTTCCCGCACCTGATGCTGCGCCATCGCGCGGTGCAGGCGCGCAAGAAGGGCATCAACTTCGTCGACAAGCAGCTCGCCGACACCGACCGCAGCGGCCGTCTCGGCAATTTCCTCTCGGCTGCCGTCAACTGGGCGACCGACGAGCACAACACGACGGCCCGCCAGAGCATGGAACGCCTGGCCGGGATCCATCACGGCGCCCGCCTGCCGCGCTATGCCGCCGAAACCTTCGAAATCCGTGCGCGCCGCGAAGGCACTGTCCTGAACGAAGCCGCGCCGGCCTTCGGCAAGCGCAAGGCGGTGCTCTATGCCACCTGCTTCGTGAACTTCAACAACACCGACATCGGCGCCGCCGCTCGGGCGGTGCTGGCCAGGAACGGCGTTGAGACAGAGGTCGTGCATCCGGCGTGCTGCGGCATGCCGAAACTGGAGCTGGGCGACATCGAATCCGTCGCCAACGCGGCGAAGGAAGTCTCGGCCGCCCTGCTGCCGTGGGTCGACAAGGGCTACGACATCATCGCGCTGACCCCGTCCTGCGCCCTGATGCTGAAGTTCGAATGGAAGCTGATCTGCCCGCAGGATCCGGCGATCGAGCGCCTGTCCAACGCCACGTTCGACCTCTCCGAGTATGTCGTCGACATCGCCAAGAAGCACGGTCTGGCGCCGGGCCTGGAGCCGCTGGAAGGCGGCGTCAGCATCCATCTCGCCTGCCATGCGCGGGCGCAGAACATGGGGGCGAAGGCTGCCGAGATGCTGCGCCTGGTGCCGCAGACGAAGGTCTCGGTGATCGAGCGCTGCAGCGGCCATGGCGGCATCTGGGGCGCCCGCACCGAGAATTTCGAGACGGCGGTGAAAGTCGGCAAGCCGGCCGCGCAGGCTGCGCTCAAGAACGACACCAGCTTCGTCGCGTCGGAATGCCCGCTGGCGGCCGATCATCTGATGCAGGTCATGGAGATGACCGCGGGCGACACCGCGCCGAAGCCGTCGCGCGGCAGCCATCCCATCGAACTCCTCGCGCAGGCCTACGGGCTGGGAAAGGCCGACCGATGA
- a CDS encoding rubrerythrin family protein: MANLKGSKTEDNLKAAFAGESQANRRYLYFAQKADVEGYNDVAVVFRSTAEGETGHAHGHLEFLEVSGDPATGLPIGPTDSNLKAAIAGETHEYTDMYPGMARTAREEGFAEIADWFETLAKAEKSHAGRFQKALDTMA; the protein is encoded by the coding sequence ATGGCGAACCTTAAGGGATCCAAGACCGAAGACAATCTGAAGGCTGCATTCGCCGGCGAGAGCCAGGCCAATCGCCGCTACCTGTATTTCGCTCAGAAGGCCGACGTCGAAGGCTACAACGACGTCGCCGTCGTTTTCCGTTCGACCGCCGAAGGCGAGACCGGCCATGCGCACGGCCATCTCGAGTTCCTCGAGGTGAGCGGCGACCCGGCCACCGGCCTGCCGATCGGCCCGACGGACAGCAACCTCAAGGCCGCGATCGCCGGCGAGACGCACGAGTACACCGACATGTACCCGGGCATGGCGCGCACCGCGCGCGAGGAAGGCTTTGCCGAGATCGCCGACTGGTTCGAGACGCTGGCCAAGGCTGAGAAGAGCCACGCCGGCCGCTTCCAGAAGGCCCTCGACACGATGGCGTAA
- the irrA gene encoding iron response transcriptional regulator IrrA: MPGNRPDFTASLRQAGLRPTRQRVALARVLFEGEHRHVTAESLHAEAKANRMPVSLATVYNTLNQFRDAGLLREVVVAPGRSYFDTNTGHHHHFFVETDGELLDFPSDEVTIAGLPAPPEGTHLSRIDVIVRVRR; the protein is encoded by the coding sequence ATGCCAGGCAACAGGCCCGATTTTACCGCCAGCCTCCGACAGGCCGGCCTTCGCCCCACGCGGCAGCGGGTCGCGCTCGCGCGCGTGCTGTTCGAAGGCGAACACCGCCATGTCACGGCAGAGAGCCTGCATGCCGAAGCGAAGGCGAACCGCATGCCGGTATCGCTCGCCACGGTCTACAACACGCTGAACCAGTTCCGCGATGCCGGTCTCCTGCGGGAAGTGGTCGTGGCGCCGGGCCGGTCGTATTTCGACACCAATACCGGCCATCATCACCATTTCTTCGTCGAAACGGACGGTGAATTGCTCGACTTCCCCTCGGACGAGGTGACGATCGCGGGCCTGCCCGCGCCGCCCGAGGGCACCCACCTGTCCCGCATCGACGTCATCGTGCGCGTCCGCCGCTGA
- the fabA gene encoding 3-hydroxyacyl-[acyl-carrier-protein] dehydratase FabA, with protein sequence MSEQKHSYTFEDLIECAKGNLFGPGNAQLPLPPMLMFDRIVKIDSTGGKYGKGEIIAELDVKPDLWFFACHFQGDPVMPGCLGLDALWQMLGFFLGWMKAPGRGRAIGVGEVKLTGMIVPTVKKLTYHVHPKRVILRRLVMGVGDGFVTADGNPVYEAIDMKVGLIKDGATPAAAAV encoded by the coding sequence GTGAGCGAGCAGAAGCACAGTTATACTTTTGAAGACCTGATCGAATGCGCCAAGGGGAACCTGTTCGGTCCCGGGAACGCCCAGCTGCCGCTGCCGCCGATGCTGATGTTCGACCGAATCGTCAAGATCGACTCCACCGGGGGCAAGTACGGCAAGGGCGAGATCATCGCCGAGCTGGATGTGAAACCCGACCTCTGGTTCTTCGCCTGCCATTTCCAGGGCGATCCCGTGATGCCGGGCTGCCTGGGCCTCGACGCGCTGTGGCAGATGCTGGGCTTCTTCCTCGGCTGGATGAAGGCGCCGGGCCGCGGCCGGGCGATCGGCGTGGGCGAGGTCAAGCTGACCGGCATGATCGTGCCGACGGTCAAGAAACTGACCTATCACGTCCATCCCAAGCGGGTGATCCTGCGCCGCCTCGTCATGGGCGTGGGCGACGGGTTCGTGACGGCGGACGGCAATCCGGTTTACGAGGCGATCGACATGAAGGTCGGCCTGATCAAGGACGGCGCCACTCCCGCCGCGGCGGCAGTCTGA